The genomic stretch AGCCCATCCCGAATCTTTCCCCGTCAACGCTCTTGTGCCAATCAAGGGCACTCCGTTGGGAGAGACACAGGCCATCTCCTTTGACGCCATCCTACGCACGATTGCCACAGCGCGCCTTGTCATGCCCGCGACCATCATCAGGCTCGCGGCCGGCCGTCACACAATGCGTGAGGAGAAGCAGATTCTGTGCTTCCAGGCCGGCGCCAATGCCGTCTTTACCGGTGAAAAGATGTTGACGACGGCTTGCAATGGTTGGGAGGAGGACAAGGCCATGTTCAACCGGTGGGGTCTAAGACCCATGAAGATGGAGGAGACGATTGGCGAGAAGCGCATGCCCGGCCAGGACGAAGCCGAGGCTGTCGTTGCCGCTGCTGAGGCCGAAGCGACGGTGCAGGTCTTGGGTTAGTCAGTCTCAGAGATCTGTGACGCTGGTCTAGAACATGGAAGGATGACAACCTTGACCAGGGTGCTAGCGCCCGCCAATGACGTAGCTTCTACCAAGACGTGAAATACAGACATGACAGACATGATGAACTTGTTGACTTACCATCTACCTCAACATGTTTTCTCCGTCCATTTACACAATTGGCATATTTCAGCTGGGGCTTACATCAGCCCTCAGCGCATATGGCTTGTATCTCTCCTACCAGAACATAACGCGGCTGCAGCAGTACGAGGAAAGGAGCGAAAAGGCGGCGGAATGGTCAAACACAGCAGCGGAGAGGTTGCACAAGACGCGAACGACGCAGACGAGCGGCACCGTGACGGTAGGATGTCTGTCGATAATAGTGATGTAGCTAACGCATCAATCTATAGCTACTCGTTAGCTTCGTAACCTCAACCGCTCTTCTGCTCGTCCCCCGCTTCGCATCCCCCAGCGTACTGATTGCTACTGGTGTTGCAAACGGCATGGCTTTGTACCTGTCCCGCACACACATGGCCAATTTCTGGAACGACAACACTCAAACACGCGTCCCGTTTGTGGAAAAGTTCAACGAGGCGATACGGGGAAGCAAACAGGTCGTATTGTTGCTCGGTACTTTGTGTTTGGCGTGGGGAGCCGCAGGAGGTATATGGGCGGGCATGGCGAATGGAGGGTCGGGTATGCTAGGACTGGCGGTTTGGGGGTTGGTCGTCGGAGGGAGGGTTGCTTCTATTGCGCCGAAAATGGGGTGGACGTGATGGCGATTAAACTACGACTTGTAATCCTGTACATCCTGCATCGCTTGCATTTCCTGTACCACACGTACACTGTCTGCCTCCTTGACCCACTCTTCAATCCGGGCTCCGACGTCCCCGACAAGCCGCTCGTATGTTTCATTGACAAAGAACAACGACGTATGTGCCGTGACCTCGTCCATGTTCTCCATAAACACTCTGATCCATGTGGGGTCTTTGTTTCCGTCGGCGTCTTTTGGCGGCAACATGCAAAACTTCCTCAGCTTCTTCGGCTTTACCTCGCCCTCGTTGGTATCAGCTTTAAGCTGACTATACCGGCTGTCCGTTGTGGAGAGTGTATAGGAAGATTCAGCGCGTTCATTTGGCGGGGGCTGGTTCATGATTCCACTGCGAGAGAATTCGTAGTTGGCGTAGGGGCTTCGAGAGTCGTGGGTCGGCTCAGAGTCTCCCAGTTCCATGGCACCCACATCCTCTTCAAGCTCGACAATCACAGAAGGTGGCTCAGGCTTGTCTTCTGCAGGTATTTTGCCGTCTCGCAAGTCTGCCTCTCGCTGTCTCTGTCGTGCTTCCGCCTCCCGTTGCTCTGCTTCTGTCTGTCGCTGTTCCCTCTCCCTCTGCCTTTGCTTCTCCTCCGCGGACATGTGCTTTTCTTTTTCCTGGGTCTCTTTCTCCTTTCGTTCCTTTTCGACCTGCTCCTGTcgcttcttctcttcatTTTCTCTTTGCTTTTTATCTTTTTCAACCTGCTCCAGTCTCTTCTtttctcccttctcccgCTCTTTCCTCTCCTTTGCCTTGTCCTTTTCCCACCTCTCTTGCATTTTTGTCCGCTCGTTGATGGTCTTGTTGCGCATCTTGACGGCCTTTTGGTACTCCTTTAGGGCTTGGTCGTGTTCCTTCTCAGCAGCTTTCCGCGAGGCCTTGTCCGGAAACTGCATCAGATCTACAAATGGTGGTTCCTGGGGGATGGGTGGAATTTCGGGAAGATTAGTAGGGCCATCCTCACAGGGTGCAGAGGGGATTTCTGGACTGCTTGGCATACCGTGATCCTGCTCGGCCTCGATAGATGCACGTGGTGTATCGGCTATGGGGTCGGGATTTATGTGAGTCAGCTCTGGCTCTGGTGAGACCGTCGAATCGCTCCTTGCATGTTCGAGGAAATATCCCTCTCCAACGCTGGCATCGCCGCCTTGATGTTGTAGTCGCAAACTGGCAGAGCACTTGGGCGATGTTGGGGTGGGAGATTTTGGAGACTTTGGCTTTTTATGCCTCCCGGTACTCGCAGTATAATAATTAACAAAGCGTATCCGGGGTACTGTGGGCATCCGGGGATGAGCGGCCTTTCTCTTACTttcatcatcttcctctAGCGCTCGCACCTTTACATACCGATCCTTGAGTTCTTTGTAATCGGCCATGGCACCACCAAACTCTAGATGCGACTTGACAAGACCCTTTGTAGCTTCCTTTAGACCGTCTTTGTAATGTTTAGTAAGCCAATGCACGCTGTTCTCCCATCCTTTGCGGTTCGGTAGACGAACGTCGTTGGGGAAAGCCGGATTGTAATTAGGATCTGCTGGCTTGGGATTGAAGATGGTACTCATTCTGCTAGGTCTTTGCCCTGCATCCTCAATGATGGCATCGTgtggtggcggcggcgggGAGCTGAAGATGCTCCCCAGTCCAGCCTTGATGATGCCAGGATGCATACCCAGAAACGGGACATCGAAGTTGACGACACCAATAATACGATGGCGAAAGACGAGCGCAATATCTCCAGCAAGCAGTCCGCCCATGGAGTGGCCAAGCAAGATGATGTCGGTCCATTGGTCTTCATGTGGGGCTAGCCTAGTAGTGTGAGCTTGAGCTATCCAACCTCTCAAACGTCATACCATCGCGAGAAATTATCCCTTGCAATCTCGAGCGAGTCCCTCGACTTGTACCTGGGATAGATTTTGGTATGTACTACGTGAGTTTCGGCAAGCGTAATCGTCACGAGATTATGGACGTGCGCCGGGAAGCTTCTGAAACTTGTTTCGTTTCCCATGAAGCCATGGATATAGACGAGGAGTAAACGACGTCGCCCAGATTCTTCTAGTGTAGGGTCTGGGACGAGCGACTGCGTAGAAGAGGATCGCGGATCTTGCGACTGCATGGCCATTGGAGAATATGGCGGCGGCTCACTCGAAGACTCCCGGGGTGGGAGAGGTGGTGGTCGTTGTTTCTCAGACGACGTCATTGTTGGAGGAGTGATTGCGACATGTAAGATAACAACAGTTGATGTAGTTAGCTTAGAGCTATCGAAGCCTTTGACGTTCGATTCGCGTAGAGGGGTAATGTGGGGTAGCGCGGGCAACAGCACAGCCTCGTCAAAGTCGGCATAACACTACCTATCATCTTGAAGCAATTGCGATGCACAGTCTATTCAGCTGCGTAGCTCCAAGGACAAAAGGTGAACAACTCACCCTCAACCTCTACCATGACAGCGGAGAAAATATTGCCATGTTCATGCAGTTGCAATCACGCCGGTACATGCCGTCGTATCGAACTCTAAAATTATACTGCATGACTCTGTTATGCTGAGTCGTACACAGGGTCATAGGCTGCGTGGGACTATTCAAGGCGTGATATATGTGTGGTGTTATAAAAGCTCAATTAAGCACACGAAGCACGTCGGACATCAGCGCCGGTTGAGGGTGCGACAAGTCCAGGAAGGCCTGGATGGCTCTGTTTGTTGTGGCGGAACAGCCAGGGGCGGCAGGGTAAACATGCTAGCAACTGGGGCGTTCCAAAGACGCGCTCGTGATGGTAACAACAAAGTGTATAGGCCGACCCTGTCTTTGCAATGGCACTAGATATGCTTGGCAATACGCTTGAGCAGGACGGCAGATTGCACAGTCGTGA from Pyrenophora tritici-repentis strain M4 chromosome 1, whole genome shotgun sequence encodes the following:
- a CDS encoding TolA, Membrane protein involved in colicin uptake translates to MTSSEKQRPPPLPPRESSSEPPPYSPMAMQSQDPRSSSTQSLVPDPTLEESGRRRLLLVYIHGFMGNETSFRSFPAHVHNLVTITLAETHVVHTKIYPRYKSRDSLEIARDNFSRWLAPHEDQWTDIILLGHSMGGLLAGDIALVFRHRIIGVVNFDVPFLGMHPGIIKAGLGSIFSSPPPPPHDAIIEDAGQRPSRMSTIFNPKPADPNYNPAFPNDVRLPNRKGWENSVHWLTKHYKDGLKEATKGLVKSHLEFGGAMADYKELKDRYVKVRALEEDDESKRKAAHPRMPTVPRIRFVNYYTASTGRHKKPKSPKSPTPTSPKCSASLRLQHQGGDASVGEGYFLEHARSDSTVSPEPELTHINPDPIADTPRASIEAEQDHGMPSSPEIPSAPCEDGPTNLPEIPPIPQEPPFVDLMQFPDKASRKAAEKEHDQALKEYQKAVKMRNKTINERTKMQERWEKDKAKERKEREKGEKKRLEQVEKDKKQRENEEKKRQEQVEKERKEKETQEKEKHMSAEEKQRQREREQRQTEAEQREAEARQRQREADLRDGKIPAEDKPEPPSVIVELEEDVGAMELGDSEPTHDSRSPYANYEFSRSGIMNQPPPNERAESSYTLSTTDSRYSQLKADTNEGEVKPKKLRKFCMLPPKDADGNKDPTWIRVFMENMDEVTAHTSLFFVNETYERLVGDVGARIEEWVKEADSS